In the Salvelinus fontinalis isolate EN_2023a chromosome 34, ASM2944872v1, whole genome shotgun sequence genome, one interval contains:
- the LOC129833124 gene encoding hemoglobin embryonic subunit alpha-like — translation MAPAVSCVTETARMSLTAKDKQIVKAFFGKVAGKAEDIGNEALSRTLVVYPQTKTYFSHWKDLSPGSAPVKKHGLTVMGGVLDAVTKIDDLTAGLLNLSELHAFTLRVDPANFKIINHNILVVLAMMFPDDFTPEVHVSVDKFLAKLALALSEKYR, via the exons ATGGCACCAGCAGTATCTTGTGTCACAGAAACCGCTAGAATGAGTCTCACAGCCAAGGACAAACAGATCGTGAAAGCCTTTTTTGGAAAGGTGGCTGGCAAAGCAGAGGACATCGGAAATGAGGCTCTCTCTAG GACCCTGGTGGTGTACCCCCAGACCAAGACCTACTTCTCCCACTGGAAGGACCTGAGCCCCGGCTCTGCTCCCGTCAAGAAGCACGGTCTGACCGTCATGGGAGGCGTCCTGGATGCCGTGACCAAGATCGACGACCTGACCGCTGGTCTTCTGAACCTCAGCGAGCTGCACGCCTTCACGCTGCGTGTGGATCCCGCCAACTTCAAG ATCATCAACCACAACATTCTGGTGGTGCTGGCCATGATGTTCCCTGACGACTTTACCCCCGAGGTGCACGTGTCTGTGGACAAGTTCCTCGCCAAGTTGGCCCTGGCGCTTTCCGAGAAGTATCGTTAA
- the LOC129833126 gene encoding hemoglobin subunit beta-like encodes MVQWTDFERQTIQSIFGKMDYDDVGPAALSRCLIVYPWTQRYFGNFGNLSNAAAIQGNPKVAAHGKTVLQGLVRAVKNMDDIKATFTELSVLHSDKLRVDPDNFRLLADCLTIVVAARMGAAFTADVQGAFQKFLAIVVCSLCRQYH; translated from the exons ATGGTTCAGTGGACAGACTTCGAGCGCCAAACAATCCAGAGCATCTTCGGGAAGATGGACTACGATGACGTGGGCCCCGCGGCTCTTTCCAG GTGTTTGATCGTGTACCCCTGGACCCAGAGGTATTTTGGTAACTTCGGAAACCTGTCCAACGCCGCTGCCATCCAGGGAAACCCCAAGGTCGCCGCTCACGGAAAGACGGTCCTGCAAGGACTGGTCCGGGCTGTCAAGAACATGGATGACATCAAGGCCACCTTCACAGAGCTTAGTGTGCTGCACTCCGATAAATTGCGCGTGGATCCCGACAACTTCCGG CTGCTGGCTGACTGCCTTACTATTGTTGTTGCTGCGAGAATGGGTGCTGCCTTCACCGCTGATGTCCAGGGCGCTTTCCAGAAGTTCCTTGCTATCGTGGTGTGCTCCCTGTGCAGACAGTACCACTAG